One stretch of Sphingomonas rosea DNA includes these proteins:
- a CDS encoding carbohydrate ABC transporter permease, translating to MADDPVTRRNRLPLPALIGVLVGAAIMLTPLVWTLLLSVKSNAALIGNSSAALSPPWTLGNYAAILGNGQTLRWLLNSLIVSVGTMTGVLVLCSLAGYGFARLEFPGRRPLFLLVLLGLAIPGQAVILSQHQLFAWANLHNSYPGLILPGLTTSFGVFFMTQYMRAIPKELDEAARLDGASHWRIFTRVILPLTVPAQSTLAVFTFLGSWNDYWWPLISVTRSDMYTLTVGLAAAQMNYAQTSGLGFLMAQAVFASVPIFIVYLIFQKQIIQAMAGTALK from the coding sequence CGCAACCGCCTCCCGCTCCCCGCCCTGATCGGCGTGCTGGTCGGCGCAGCGATCATGCTGACGCCGCTCGTCTGGACGCTGCTGCTCAGCGTGAAGTCCAATGCGGCGCTGATCGGCAACAGTTCGGCGGCGCTGAGCCCGCCGTGGACGCTCGGCAATTATGCGGCGATCCTCGGCAACGGCCAGACGCTGCGATGGCTGCTCAACAGCCTGATCGTGTCGGTGGGGACGATGACGGGCGTGCTCGTGCTGTGCAGCCTCGCGGGCTACGGCTTCGCGCGGCTCGAATTCCCGGGTCGGCGACCGTTGTTCCTGCTCGTGCTCCTCGGGCTCGCCATCCCGGGGCAGGCGGTGATCCTGTCGCAACATCAGCTGTTCGCCTGGGCCAATCTCCACAACAGCTATCCCGGCCTCATTCTACCCGGACTGACGACCAGCTTCGGGGTCTTCTTCATGACCCAATATATGCGGGCGATCCCGAAGGAGCTCGACGAAGCGGCGCGGCTCGATGGGGCGAGTCACTGGCGGATCTTCACCCGCGTCATCCTGCCGCTGACCGTGCCTGCGCAGTCGACGCTGGCGGTGTTCACCTTCCTCGGCTCATGGAACGATTATTGGTGGCCTTTGATCTCGGTCACGCGCTCGGACATGTACACGCTGACGGTGGGACTGGCCGCGGCGCAGATGAATTATGCGCAGACCAGCGGCCTCGGCTTCCTGATGGCGCAGGCCGTCTTCGCGAGCGTGCCGATCTTCATCGTCTATCTCATTTTCCAGAAGCAGATCATCCAGGCGATGGCCGGGACGGCGCTCAAGTGA